CGTGCGGCGCCGGGTCGTCGGGGCCGGCGGCGGCCACTCGCCTGCTGTAGATGCTCGCCCCCAGCATCCACACGGCGACGGCTGCCCCGAAGAGCACGGCACCCACGGGGTAGGCGACGCTCGGCAGGTCTCCCTGGGCTCCGCGGCGCACCGCAAGGGCGCCGATCGCGGCCAGCGCCAGCGCCGACCTCGTCCACGCGAGCGCGGTCCGCTCGGTGGCCAGTCCCCGCTCGGGCTCGTCGGGCAGCTGATGGGCGGCGTCGGTTTCGGTCACTTGGCGATCAGGTCGACGATCACGAGGATGCCGGCGGCCACACCGACGACCGAGATCCCCACGGCGACGAGCTTGCCGACCGGCGAGTAGGTCAGGGGGAGCCGTAGCCGAAGCCGGCGTTCGTTGTCCTCCCACTGGCGGTAGCTGGTGACGGCGGCCACCCCACCGAGGACGATCAGCGGGAGGGCGATGATGAGGCGGACGCCGCCGAAGCCGAAATGCAGGAGCTGGGCCGCAGCCAGGCCGGCGGCAATGAGGGCGAGCGCGGTGCGGCTCCAGGCCAGGAAGGTGCGCTCGTTGGCGAAGCTGAACCGGGGATCGGGCGCTTCTCCGCACTCACCGAGCGGCGTCGACTGGTGCTCGTGGAGACGCTGCTCGACCTCGGCGGTCGAGGGCCTTTCCTCTCCTTCGGCTGCCGACCCGGCGGCCGGACCTGGTCGTGCCACGTGTCCAACGTAGACCGGTCGGCTGGTGGGCTCAGGGCATCCACAACGGGGCAGGTGTACCATTTCGTGTAGCAGGGCAGGGAGGGGGAGCCACGAGCACCGAGAATCGACCCACACAGGGCACAGGGACGCCTCCGCCCGGGACGACACCGGCTGGTGCCGCGCCGCCGGCCCGAGAGAAGCGTGACACCCGGGAGATGGCGCGGCTGATCGGCCTCGCCATCGTGGTCGCGCTGCTGATCGCCTTCATCGTCGAGAACAGCGACTCGGTCACGATCCACTTCGTGTTCTTCTCCGCCCACGTGTCGCTCATCTGGGCCCTGATCCTGGCTGCCGTCCTCGGCGCCCTGGCCGACCGGCTCGTCGCCAGGCGTCGTCGCCGCATGAAGGCCCGCCAAGCCCAGCAAGCCCAACAGGCTTCCCGCTAGTGCGTGTCATCGGCAACATCCTGTGGTTGCTGCTGGGTGGGTTGGTCCTGGCCCTCAGCTACGCCGTGGCCGGCCTCATCTGCTTCGTCCTCATCATCACGATCCCGTTCGGCATCCAGGCCTTCAAGCTCGCCGGCTTCACGCTCTGGCCGTTCGGCTCGGCCATGGTGAGGATCCCCGGCGAGAACCCTTCGGCGGTCGGCAACGTGCTCTGGTTCATCCTGTTCGGTTGGTGGCTCGCCCTCGCACACGTGATCTCCGGCGTGATCTGCGCCATCACGATCATCGGCATCCCCTTCGCCATCGCCCACTTCCGGCTTGCCGGCGCCGCTCTCTTCCCGTTCGGCCGGACGATCGTGTCGATGGAGGAAGCCAGAGCGATGGAGGGTGCCTACGTCGTGCAGCCCTGGGGGGCGGGCTCGGCCAGGTAGGTGAGATCCACCGTCTCTGCGCTAGACAGTGCGGGGGACTGGACGCGGGAGGAATCGTGAACCCGAACCCGGCGCTGACGATCGACGACATCGACCTCTCTGACCTGGCCTTCTGGGCTCGGCCCCTCGACGAGCGCGAAGCGGCCTTCGAGGCTCTCCGCCGGCATCGACCGATCGCCCACTTCGACGACCCCGAGCCCCCACCCGGCGTCGCCGTCCCCGTTCCGCTGGATGGATCGGGCTACTACGCCGTCACCCGCCACGCCGACGTCGTCGAGGCGAGCCGCGAGACGGGGTCGTTCTGCTCGGGCCAGGGCGCGACGAGCATCTTCGACATGCCGACGGAGTTCCTCGAGTTCTTCGGCTCCATGATCAACCTGGACGACCCCCGCCACGCTCGGCTGCGGCGCATCGTCTCGGCCGCGTTCACGCCGCGGATGGTCAAGAAGATCGGAGACGAGGTCCAGCGGTCCGCGTCGCTCATCGTCGACGACGTGATCGAGAAGGGGACGTGCGACTTCGTGACCGAGGTGGCGGCCAAGCTGCCGCTGCGGATCATCTGCAACATGATGGGAGTGCCCGAACGCGATCACGATTTCGTCTTCCGTCACTCGAACGTCATCCTCGGCGGCATGGATCCCGAGTACGTGCCCGAGGGCAGCGACGTCGTCATGGCTCTGCTCACCTCGGGCCAGGAGCTGACCCAGCTGATGGAGGATCTCGGCCGGCACCGGGCCGAGCACCCCGGCGACGACGTCACCTCGGCCCTGGTCACGGCGAACGTCGATGGGGAGCAGCTGACCCACCAGGAGCTGGCCTCGTTCTTCATCCTGCTCGTGGTGGCGGGCAACGAGACGACCCGCAACGCCATCAGCCACGGGATGAGGCTGCTCACCGACCATCCCGAACTGCGGGCAGCCTGGGCCGCGGACTTCGAGACGCTGGCGCCGACAGCGGTCCAGGAGATCGTCCGGATCGCCTCGCCGGTGATCTTCATGCGCCGGACGGCCACCAGGGACGTGACGCTCGGCGGCGTCGACCTCCCCGCGGGTGCCAAGGTGCTGCTGACGTACTGGTCCGCCAACCGCGACGAGGCCGTGTTCGAGGACCCCTATCGCTTCGACATCGGCCGTGACCCCAATCCCCACGTCGGCTTCGGCGGTCCAGGGCCGCACTTCTGCCTGGGGGCCCACCTGGCCCGCCAGGAGATCACGGTGATGTTCCGCGAGCTTCTCGGCCGGGCGCCAGGCATCCACGCGACAGGAGAACCCGAGCGGCTCCTGTCCAACTTCATCAACGGCATCAAGCATCTGCCCGTCGCCGTCGCCTAGGGGGTCCCGGTCCGACGTCACCATTCGTCGAGCGCCGTTCCGCTGCCTTAGAGCGTCTGACGGCGCCCACCGCCCGACGTCGCAGGTGATGTAGGCCAACCCGCCGGCGGCGGCGATGACGACTGGCATCACTGCGTTGGCGCAGCCGACCACTCGATCAAGGGAGGCCGCACCGCGGCGCACAGGGGATTGCCCTTTTGGTCGGTCAAGCCGAGCCGCCCCACGAGCAGCCCGCGCTCCATCGCCCGGTCGAGCACCGCGGGAGGGATCGCGTCCAGCCAGAGCTTCGCCCGCCGGAAGAGCATGAAGCTCTCGTCGCCATCGACGGTCCCCCACGACAGGTAGATGAACCGGCCACCCGCCGGCCCCTGGATGTAGCGACCATTGATGTCGACGCCGGCCGGCGTGCGCAAGGCAGTGCAGTCGAAAGTCCACGTGGCTGAGGGTGCATCGCCGGGA
This genomic window from Acidimicrobiales bacterium contains:
- a CDS encoding DUF5990 family protein, producing MLIRIEGSDLPGRSCGPSPDFPGHDNVHVGVQRRNKRDELLDLIPGDAPSATWTFDCTALRTPAGVDINGRYIQGPAGGRFIYLSWGTVDGDESFMLFRRAKLWLDAIPPAVLDRAMERGLLVGRLGLTDQKGNPLCAAVRPPLIEWSAAPTQ
- a CDS encoding cytochrome P450 — protein: MNPNPALTIDDIDLSDLAFWARPLDEREAAFEALRRHRPIAHFDDPEPPPGVAVPVPLDGSGYYAVTRHADVVEASRETGSFCSGQGATSIFDMPTEFLEFFGSMINLDDPRHARLRRIVSAAFTPRMVKKIGDEVQRSASLIVDDVIEKGTCDFVTEVAAKLPLRIICNMMGVPERDHDFVFRHSNVILGGMDPEYVPEGSDVVMALLTSGQELTQLMEDLGRHRAEHPGDDVTSALVTANVDGEQLTHQELASFFILLVVAGNETTRNAISHGMRLLTDHPELRAAWAADFETLAPTAVQEIVRIASPVIFMRRTATRDVTLGGVDLPAGAKVLLTYWSANRDEAVFEDPYRFDIGRDPNPHVGFGGPGPHFCLGAHLARQEITVMFRELLGRAPGIHATGEPERLLSNFINGIKHLPVAVA
- a CDS encoding DUF202 domain-containing protein, which produces MARPGPAAGSAAEGEERPSTAEVEQRLHEHQSTPLGECGEAPDPRFSFANERTFLAWSRTALALIAAGLAAAQLLHFGFGGVRLIIALPLIVLGGVAAVTSYRQWEDNERRLRLRLPLTYSPVGKLVAVGISVVGVAAGILVIVDLIAK
- a CDS encoding YccF domain-containing protein, which produces MRVIGNILWLLLGGLVLALSYAVAGLICFVLIITIPFGIQAFKLAGFTLWPFGSAMVRIPGENPSAVGNVLWFILFGWWLALAHVISGVICAITIIGIPFAIAHFRLAGAALFPFGRTIVSMEEARAMEGAYVVQPWGAGSAR
- a CDS encoding DUF202 domain-containing protein, with the protein product MTETDAAHQLPDEPERGLATERTALAWTRSALALAAIGALAVRRGAQGDLPSVAYPVGAVLFGAAVAVWMLGASIYSRRVAAAGPDDPAPHAVAFRVMSIGTVAIAVAAIVLAIPV